In Phocoena sinus isolate mPhoSin1 chromosome 10, mPhoSin1.pri, whole genome shotgun sequence, a single genomic region encodes these proteins:
- the TCF20 gene encoding transcription factor 20 isoform X3 — translation MQSFREQSSYHGNQQSYPQEVHGSSRIEEFSPRQAQMFQNFGGAGGSSGGSGGSSGGGRRGTAAAAAAAAMASETSGHQGYQGFRKEAGDFYYMAGSKDPVAAGTPQPAQRRPSGPVQSYGPPQGSSFGNQYGSEGHVGQFQAQHSALGGVSHYQQDYSGPFSPGSAQYQQQPSSQQQQQVQQLRQQLYQSHQPLPQATGQPASGSSHMQPMQRPSTLPASATGYQLRVGQFGQHYQSSAATSSSFPSPQRFSQSGQSYDGSYSVNAGSQYEGHNVGSNAQAYGTQSNYSYQPQSMKNFEQTKIPQGTQQGQQQQGQQQQGQQQQGQQHPQHVMQYTNAAAKLPLQSQVGQYSQPEVPVRSPMQFHQNFSPISNPSPAASVVQSPSCSSTPSPLMQSGENLQCGQGNVPMGSRNRILQLMPQLSPTPSMMPSPNSHAAGFKGFGLEGVPEKRLTDPGLSSLSALSTQVANLPNTVQHMLLSDALTPQKKTSKRPSSSSKKADSCTNSEGSSQAEEQLKSPMAESLDGGCSSSSEDQGGLVSMETKLKSQSGQIKEEDFEQSKSQASFNNKKSGDHCHPASIKHESYRGNASPGAATHDSISDYGPQDGRPTPMRRVPGRVGGREGMRGRSPSQYHDFSEKLKMSPGRSRGPGGDPHHINPHMTFSERANRSSLHTPFSPNSESLASAYHTNTRAHAYGDPNAGLNSQLHYKRQMYQQQQEEYKDWSSSSAQGVIAAAQHRQEGPRKSPRQQQFLDRVRSPLKNDKDGMMYGPPMGTYHDPSGQDGGRCLMSSDGLSNKGIELKHGSQKLQQESCWDLSRQTSPAKSSGPPGMSSQKRYGPPHETDGHGLAESTQSSKPSNVMLRLPGQEDHSSQNPLIMRRRVRSFISPIPSKRQSQDVKNSNAEDKGRLLHPSKEGADKAFNSYAHLSHSQEIKSIPKRESSKDLPSPDGRNCPAVTLTSPAKTKILPPRKGRGLKLEAIVQKITSPNIRRSASSNSAEAGGDTVTLDDILSLKSGPPEGGSGAVQDAEMEKRKGEVVSDLVCPTNQELSVEKPLARSSEEWRGSGDDKVKTETHPDTATAGKEPPGAMTSATSQKPGSNQGRPDGSLGGTAPLIFPDSKNVPPAGSLAPEANPKAEEKENDTVTISPKQEGFPPKGYFPSGKKKGRPIGSVNKQKKQQQPPPPPPQPPQIPEGSADGEPKPKKQRQRRERRKPGAQPRKRKTKQAVPIVEPQEPEIKLKYATQPLDKTDAKNKSFFPYIHVVNKCELGAICTIINAEEEEQTKLVRGRKGQRSLTPPPSSTESKVLPASSFMLQGPVVTESSVMGHLVCCLCGKWASYRNMGDLFGPFYPQDYAATLPKNPPPKRATEMQSKVKVRHKSASNGSKTDTEEEEEQQQQKEQRSLAAHPRFKRRHRSEDCGGGPRSLSRGLPCKKATTEGSSEKTVLDSKPSVPTTSEGGPELELQIPELPLDSNEFWVHEGCILWANGIYLVCGRLYGLQEALEIAREMKCSHCQEAGATLGCYNKGCSFRYHYPCAIDAGKIGPQTLVQSIRRVGNNILILSPS, via the exons ATGCAGTCCTTCCGGGAGCAAAGCAGTTACCACGGAAACCAGCAGAGCTACCCACAGGAGGTACACGGCTCATCCCGGATAGAAGAGTTCAGCCCTCGCCAGGCCCAGATGTTCCAGAATTTTGGGGGTGCAGGTGGCAGTAGTGGTGGCAGTGGCGGCAGCAGTGGTGGTGGACGACGAGGAACAGCGGCTGCTGCTGCAGCAGCGGCAATGGCTAGCGAAACCTCCGGCCATCAGGGCTACCAGGGTttcaggaaggaggctggagactTTTACTACATGGCAGGCAGCAAAGACCCCGTGGCAGCCGGAACCCCGCAGCCTGCTCAGCGAAGGCCTTCTGGGCCTGTGCAGAGCTATGGACCCCCCCAGGGGAGCAGCTTTGGCAATCAGTATGGGAGTGAGGGTCATGTGGGCCAGTTTCAAGCACAGCACTCTGCCCTTGGTGGCGTGTCTCATTATCAGCAGGATTACTCGGGACCTTTCTCTCCAGGGAGCGCTCAGTACCAGCAGCAGCCTTCCAGCCAACAGCAGCAGCAAGTGCAGCAGTTGAGGCAGCAGCTTTACCAGTCccaccagcctctgccgcagGCCACTGGCCAGCCAGCGTCCGGCTCATCCCACATGCAGCCGATGCAGCGGCCCTCAActctgccagcctctgccactggtTACCAGTTAAGAGTGGGTCAGTTTGGCCAACACTACCAGTCTTCTGCCGcgacctcctcctccttcccttcaccACAACGTTTCAGCCAGTCTGGACAGAGCTATGACGGCAGTTACAGTGTGAATGCTGGATCCCAGTACGAAGGACATAATGTGGGTTCTAATGCACAGGCTTATGGAACACAATCGAATTACAGCTATCAGCCTCAATCTATGAAGAATTTTGAACAGACGAAGATTCCACAAGGGACCCagcaggggcagcagcagcaggggcagcagcagcaggggcagcagcagcaggggcaGCAGCATCCTCAGCACGTGATGCAGTACACCAACGCTGCCGCCAAGCTGCCGCTGCAAAGCCAGGTGGGGCAGTACAGCCAGCCCGAGGTTCCTGTGAGGTCCCCCATGCAGTTTCACCAGAACTTCAGCCCCATTTCTAACCCTTCCCCGGCTGCCTCTGTGGTTCAGTCTCCGAGCTGTAGCTCTACCCCATCTCCTCTTATGCAGAGTGGGGAGAATCTCCAGTGTGGGCAAGGCAATGTGCCGATGGGTTCCAGAAACAGAATTCTACAGTTAATGCCTCAACTCAGCCCAACCCCATCGATGATGCCCAGTCCTAATTCTCATGCTGCAGGCTTCAAAGGGTTTGGACTAGAAGGGGTGCCAGAAAAGCGGCTGACAGATCCTGGGTTGAGTAGTTTGAGTGCCCTGAGTACGCAAGTGGCCAATCTTCCTAATACTGTTCAACACATGCTACTTTCCGATGCACTGACACCTCAGAAGAAGACCTCCAAGAGGCCTTCTTCATCTTCTAAGAAAGCAGACAGCTGCACAAACTCCGAAGGCTCCTCACAGGCTGAAGAACAACTGAAGTCCCCTATGGCAGAGTCGCTGGATGGAGGCTGCTCCAGCAGTTCCGAGGATCAAG GTGGGTTGGTGTCCATGGAAACAAAGCTGAAATCGCAGAGTGGGCAGATCAAAGAGGAAGACTTTGAACAATCCAAGTCCCAAGCTAGTTTCAACAACAAGAAATCTGGAGACCACTGCCACCCTGCTAGCATCAAGCATGAGTCTTACCGAGGCAACGCCAGCCCTGGAGCAGCTACCCATGATTCCATCTCAGACTATGGCCCACAGGACGGCAGACCCACGCCAATGCGGCGAGTCCCTGGCCGAGTTGGTGGTCGGGAGGGCATGAGGGGTCGTTCCCCTTCTCAGTATCATGACTTTTCAGAAAAATTGAAGATGTCTCCTGGGAGGAGCAGAGGCCCAGGGGGAGACCCTCATCACATAAACCCACATATGACCTTTTCAGAGAGGGCCAACAGGAGTTCTTTGCACACTCCCTTTTCTCCCAACTCAGAAAGCCTGGCCTCTGCTTATCACACAAACACTCGCGCTCATGCTTATGGGGACCCCAACGCAGGTTTGAATTCTCAGCTCCATTACAAGAGACAGATGTACCAACAGCAACAAGAGGAATATAAGGACTGGAGCAGCAGTTCTGCTCAGGGAGTGATCGCTGCGGCTCAGCACAGGCAGGAAGGACCCCGCAAGAGTCCAAGGCAGCAGCAGTTTCTTGACCGAGTACGGAGCCCCCTGAAGAATGACAAAGATGGCATGATGTATGGCCCACCGATGGGGACTTACCATGACCCCAGCGGTCAGGATGGTGGGCGCTGCCTCATGTCTAGTGATGGTCTTTCTAACAAAGGCATCGAATTGAAGCACGGCTCCCAGAAGTTACAACAAGAATCTTGTTGGGATCTTTCTCGGCAAACTTCTCCAGCCAAAAGCAGCGGTCCTCCAGGAATGTCCAGTCAGAAAAGGTATGGACCACCCCATGAGACCGACGGACATGGGCTAGCTGAGTCTACACAGTCATCCAAACCTAGTAATGTTATGCTAAGGCTTCCAGGCCAAGAGGATCATTCTTCTCAAAACCCCTTAATCATGAGGAGGCGTGTCCGTTCTTTTATCTCTCCCATTCCCAGTAAGAGACAGTCACAAGATGTGAAGAACAGTAACGCTGAAGATAAAGGGCGCCTCCTTCACCCATCAAAAGAAGGTGCTGATAAAGCCTTCAATTCCTATGCCCATCTTTCTCACAGCCAGGAGATCAAGTCCATCCCTAAGAGAGAATCCTCCAAGGACCTTCCAAGTCCAGATGGTAGAAACTGCCCTGCTGTTACCCTCACAAGTCCTGCTAAGACCAAAATACTGCCCCCACGGAAAGGACGGGGGTTGAAATTGGAAGCTATCGTTCAGAAGATCACATCCCCAAACATTAGGAGGAGTGCATCCTCGAACAGTGCGGAGGCTGGGGGAGACACGGTTACTCTGGATGACATCCTGTCTTTGAAGAGCGGCCCTCCCGAAGGCGGGAGTGGTGCTGTTCAGGATGCcgagatggagaagagaaaaggtgAGGTGGTGTCTGACCTAGTCTGTCCAACAAACCAGGAGTTGAGCGTAGAAAAGCCTCTTGCACGATCTTCGGAGGAGTGGCGTGGCAGTGGGGATGACAAAGTGAAGACCGAGACACACCCAGACACGGCCACTGCTGGAAAGGAGCCCCCTGGTGCCATGACATCCGCAACCTCACAGAAGCCTGGGAGTAACCAAGGGAGACCAGATGGTTCCCTGGGTGGGACAGCACCTTTAATCTTTCCTGACTCAAAGAATGTACCTCCAGCGGGCTCATTGGCTCCTGAGGCAAACCCCAAGGCTGAAGAGAAAGAGAACGATACAGTGACCATTTCCCCCAAACAGGAGGGTTTCCCCCCAAAGGGTTATTTCCcatcaggaaagaagaaggggAGACCCATTGGTAGTGTgaataagcaaaagaaacaacagcagccaccacctccaccccctcagCCCCCCCAGATACCAGAAGGTTCTGCAGATGGAGAGCCAAAGCCAAAAAAGCAGAggcaaaggagggagagaaggaagcctGGGGCGCAGCCAAGGAAGCGGAAAACCAAACAAGCAGTTCCCATCGTAGAGCCCCAAGAACCTGAGATCAAGCTGAAGTACGCCACTCAGCCACTGGATAAAACTGATGCCAAGAACAAGTCTTTTTTCCCTTATATCCATGTAGTAAATAAGTGTGAACTTGGAGCCATTTGTACAATCATCAatgctgaggaagaagaacagaccAAATTGGTGAGGGGTCGGAAGGGTCAGAGGTCCCTGACCCCTCCACCCAGCAGCACTGAAAGCAAGGTGCTCCCAGCTTCATCCTTTATGCTGCAGGGACCTGTCGTGACAGAGTCTTCTGTTATGGGGCACCTGGTGTGCTGTCTGTGTGGCAAGTGGGCCAGTTACCGCAACATGGGCGACCTCTTTGGACCCTTTTATCCCCAAGATTATGCAGCCACTCTCCCCAAGAATCCGCCTCCTAAGAGGGCCACGGAAATGCAGAGCAAAGTTAAGGTACGGCACAAAAGCGCTTCAAATGGCTCCAAGACGGAcactgaggaggaggaagagcagcagcagcagaaggagCAGAGGAGCCTGGCCGCCCACCCCAGGTTTAAGCGGCGACACCGCTCGGAAGACTGTGGCGGAGGCCCCCGGTCCCTGTCCAGGGGGCTCCCTTGTAAAAAAGCAACCACCGAGGGCAGCAGTGAAAAGACTGTTTTGGACTCAAAGCCCTCCGTGCCCACCACTTCAGAAGGTGGCCCCGAGTTGGAGTTACAAATCCCTGAACTACCTCTTGACAGCAATGAATTTTGGGTCCATGAGGGTTGTATTCTCTGGGCCAATGGAATCTACCTGGTCTGTGGCAGGCTCTATGGCCTGCAGGAAGCGCTGGAAATAGCCAGAGAGATG
- the TCF20 gene encoding transcription factor 20 isoform X2, which translates to MQSFREQSSYHGNQQSYPQEVHGSSRIEEFSPRQAQMFQNFGGAGGSSGGSGGSSGGGRRGTAAAAAAAAMASETSGHQGYQGFRKEAGDFYYMAGSKDPVAAGTPQPAQRRPSGPVQSYGPPQGSSFGNQYGSEGHVGQFQAQHSALGGVSHYQQDYSGPFSPGSAQYQQQPSSQQQQQVQQLRQQLYQSHQPLPQATGQPASGSSHMQPMQRPSTLPASATGYQLRVGQFGQHYQSSAATSSSFPSPQRFSQSGQSYDGSYSVNAGSQYEGHNVGSNAQAYGTQSNYSYQPQSMKNFEQTKIPQGTQQGQQQQGQQQQGQQQQGQQHPQHVMQYTNAAAKLPLQSQVGQYSQPEVPVRSPMQFHQNFSPISNPSPAASVVQSPSCSSTPSPLMQSGENLQCGQGNVPMGSRNRILQLMPQLSPTPSMMPSPNSHAAGFKGFGLEGVPEKRLTDPGLSSLSALSTQVANLPNTVQHMLLSDALTPQKKTSKRPSSSSKKADSCTNSEGSSQAEEQLKSPMAESLDGGCSSSSEDQGERVRQLSGQSTSSDTTYKGGASEKAGSSPAQVTQNEAPRLSASPVAREETASPGAKDMPLSSEGNPKVSEKTVGVIVSREAMTSRVEKPGGQEKGSQEDDPAATQRPPSTGGGKETSHASLPQPEPPGGGNKGNKNGDNNSNHNGEGNGQSGHSTGGSGFIGRTEPSKSPGSLRYSYKDSFGPAVPRNVSGFPQFPTGQDKGDFTGHGERKGRNEKFPSLLQEVLQGYHHHPDRRYSRSTQEHQGMASGLEGATRPNVLVSQTNELASRGLLNKSIGSLLENPHWGPWERKSSGSAPEMKQINLADYPIPRKFEIEPQSSAHEPGGSLSERRSVICDISPLRQIVRDPGAHSLGHMGADTRLGRNERLNPSLSQSVILPGGLVSMETKLKSQSGQIKEEDFEQSKSQASFNNKKSGDHCHPASIKHESYRGNASPGAATHDSISDYGPQDGRPTPMRRVPGRVGGREGMRGRSPSQYHDFSEKLKMSPGRSRGPGGDPHHINPHMTFSERANRSSLHTPFSPNSESLASAYHTNTRAHAYGDPNAGLNSQLHYKRQMYQQQQEEYKDWSSSSAQGVIAAAQHRQEGPRKSPRQQQFLDRVRSPLKNDKDGMMYGPPMGTYHDPSGQDGGRCLMSSDGLSNKGIELKHGSQKLQQESCWDLSRQTSPAKSSGPPGMSSQKRYGPPHETDGHGLAESTQSSKPSNVMLRLPGQEDHSSQNPLIMRRRVRSFISPIPSKRQSQDVKNSNAEDKGRLLHPSKEGADKAFNSYAHLSHSQEIKSIPKRESSKDLPSPDGRNCPAVTLTSPAKTKILPPRKGRGLKLEAIVQKITSPNIRRSASSNSAEAGGDTVTLDDILSLKSGPPEGGSGAVQDAEMEKRKGEVVSDLVCPTNQELSVEKPLARSSEEWRGSGDDKVKTETHPDTATAGKEPPGAMTSATSQKPGSNQGRPDGSLGGTAPLIFPDSKNVPPAGSLAPEANPKAEEKENDTVTISPKQEGFPPKGYFPSGKKKGRPIGSVNKQKKQQQPPPPPPQPPQIPEGSADGEPKPKKQRQRRERRKPGAQPRKRKTKQAVPIVEPQEPEIKLKYATQPLDKTDAKNKSFFPYIHVVNKCELGAICTIINAEEEEQTKLVRGRKGQRSLTPPPSSTESKVLPASSFMLQGPVVTESSVMGHLVCCLCGKWASYRNMGDLFGPFYPQDYAATLPKNPPPKRATEMQSKVKVRHKSASNGSKTDTEEEEEQQQQKEQRSLAAHPRFKRRHRSEDCGGGPRSLSRGLPCKKATTEGSSEKTVLDSKPSVPTTSEGGPELELQIPELPLDSNEFWVHEGCILWANGIYLVCGRLYGLQEALEIAREMKCSHCQEAGATLGCYNKGCSFRYHYPCAIDADCLLHEENFSVRCPKHKVRLWR; encoded by the coding sequence ATGCAGTCCTTCCGGGAGCAAAGCAGTTACCACGGAAACCAGCAGAGCTACCCACAGGAGGTACACGGCTCATCCCGGATAGAAGAGTTCAGCCCTCGCCAGGCCCAGATGTTCCAGAATTTTGGGGGTGCAGGTGGCAGTAGTGGTGGCAGTGGCGGCAGCAGTGGTGGTGGACGACGAGGAACAGCGGCTGCTGCTGCAGCAGCGGCAATGGCTAGCGAAACCTCCGGCCATCAGGGCTACCAGGGTttcaggaaggaggctggagactTTTACTACATGGCAGGCAGCAAAGACCCCGTGGCAGCCGGAACCCCGCAGCCTGCTCAGCGAAGGCCTTCTGGGCCTGTGCAGAGCTATGGACCCCCCCAGGGGAGCAGCTTTGGCAATCAGTATGGGAGTGAGGGTCATGTGGGCCAGTTTCAAGCACAGCACTCTGCCCTTGGTGGCGTGTCTCATTATCAGCAGGATTACTCGGGACCTTTCTCTCCAGGGAGCGCTCAGTACCAGCAGCAGCCTTCCAGCCAACAGCAGCAGCAAGTGCAGCAGTTGAGGCAGCAGCTTTACCAGTCccaccagcctctgccgcagGCCACTGGCCAGCCAGCGTCCGGCTCATCCCACATGCAGCCGATGCAGCGGCCCTCAActctgccagcctctgccactggtTACCAGTTAAGAGTGGGTCAGTTTGGCCAACACTACCAGTCTTCTGCCGcgacctcctcctccttcccttcaccACAACGTTTCAGCCAGTCTGGACAGAGCTATGACGGCAGTTACAGTGTGAATGCTGGATCCCAGTACGAAGGACATAATGTGGGTTCTAATGCACAGGCTTATGGAACACAATCGAATTACAGCTATCAGCCTCAATCTATGAAGAATTTTGAACAGACGAAGATTCCACAAGGGACCCagcaggggcagcagcagcaggggcagcagcagcaggggcagcagcagcaggggcaGCAGCATCCTCAGCACGTGATGCAGTACACCAACGCTGCCGCCAAGCTGCCGCTGCAAAGCCAGGTGGGGCAGTACAGCCAGCCCGAGGTTCCTGTGAGGTCCCCCATGCAGTTTCACCAGAACTTCAGCCCCATTTCTAACCCTTCCCCGGCTGCCTCTGTGGTTCAGTCTCCGAGCTGTAGCTCTACCCCATCTCCTCTTATGCAGAGTGGGGAGAATCTCCAGTGTGGGCAAGGCAATGTGCCGATGGGTTCCAGAAACAGAATTCTACAGTTAATGCCTCAACTCAGCCCAACCCCATCGATGATGCCCAGTCCTAATTCTCATGCTGCAGGCTTCAAAGGGTTTGGACTAGAAGGGGTGCCAGAAAAGCGGCTGACAGATCCTGGGTTGAGTAGTTTGAGTGCCCTGAGTACGCAAGTGGCCAATCTTCCTAATACTGTTCAACACATGCTACTTTCCGATGCACTGACACCTCAGAAGAAGACCTCCAAGAGGCCTTCTTCATCTTCTAAGAAAGCAGACAGCTGCACAAACTCCGAAGGCTCCTCACAGGCTGAAGAACAACTGAAGTCCCCTATGGCAGAGTCGCTGGATGGAGGCTGCTCCAGCAGTTCCGAGGATCAAGGTGAGAGGGTGAGGCAGCTAAGTGGCCAGAGCACCAGTTCTGACACCACCTACAAGGGTGGAGCCTCAGAGAAAGCAGGCTCCTCACCAGCACAAGTCACTCAGAATGAAGCCCCCAGACTCAGTGCCAGTCCTGTAGCCAGAGAAGAGACCGCCTCACCAGGTGCTAAGGACATGCCATTGTCATCCGAGGGCAACCCAAAAGTCAGTGAGAAGACAGTTGGGGTGATTGTCTCCCGGGAAGCTATGACAAGTCGGGTAGAAAAACCTGGTGGGCAAGAAAAAGGCTCCCAAGAGGATGATCCTGCAGCCACTCAAAGGCCACCCAGCACTGGCGGGGGAAAGGAAACCAGTCATGCGTCACTTCCACAGCCAGAGCCTCCGGgaggaggaaataaaggaaacaaaaatggagataataactcCAACCACAATGGAGAAGGAAACGGCCAGAGCGGGCACTCCACAGGGGGCTCTGGTTTTATAGGCAGAACTGAGCCTAGCAAATCTCCTGGAAGCTTGCGCTATAGTTACAAAGATAGCTTTGGGCCAGCCGTGCCAAGAAATGTCAGTGGCTTTCCTCAGTTTCCTACAGGACAAGATAAGGGGGACTTCACGGGCCATGGGGAGCGAAAGGGTAGGAATGAAAAGTTCCCTAGCCTCCTGCAGGAAGTGCTTCAGGgttaccaccaccaccctgacaGGAGATATTCTAGGAGTACTCAGGAGCACCAGGGCATGGCTAGTGGCCTAGAAGGAGCCACAAGGCCTAATGTGTTAGTTAGTCAAACCAATGAATTAGCTAGCAGGGGCCTTTTGAACAAAAGCATTGGTTCCCTATTAGAAAATCCCCACTGGGGCCCCTGGGAAAGGAAATCAAGTGGCTCGGCTCCTGAAATGAAACAGATCAATTTGGCTGACTATCCAATTCCCAGAAAGTTTGAAATAGAGCCTCAGTCATCAGCCCATGAGCCCGGGGGTTCCCTCTCTGAAAGAAGATCAGTGATCTGTGATATTTCTCCACTAAGACAGATTGTCAGAGACCCGGGGGCTCACTCACTGGGACACATGGGTGCCGACACCAGACTTGGGAGGAATGAACGTCTCAATCCAAGTTTAAGTCAGTCGGTCATTCTTCCAGGTGGGTTGGTGTCCATGGAAACAAAGCTGAAATCGCAGAGTGGGCAGATCAAAGAGGAAGACTTTGAACAATCCAAGTCCCAAGCTAGTTTCAACAACAAGAAATCTGGAGACCACTGCCACCCTGCTAGCATCAAGCATGAGTCTTACCGAGGCAACGCCAGCCCTGGAGCAGCTACCCATGATTCCATCTCAGACTATGGCCCACAGGACGGCAGACCCACGCCAATGCGGCGAGTCCCTGGCCGAGTTGGTGGTCGGGAGGGCATGAGGGGTCGTTCCCCTTCTCAGTATCATGACTTTTCAGAAAAATTGAAGATGTCTCCTGGGAGGAGCAGAGGCCCAGGGGGAGACCCTCATCACATAAACCCACATATGACCTTTTCAGAGAGGGCCAACAGGAGTTCTTTGCACACTCCCTTTTCTCCCAACTCAGAAAGCCTGGCCTCTGCTTATCACACAAACACTCGCGCTCATGCTTATGGGGACCCCAACGCAGGTTTGAATTCTCAGCTCCATTACAAGAGACAGATGTACCAACAGCAACAAGAGGAATATAAGGACTGGAGCAGCAGTTCTGCTCAGGGAGTGATCGCTGCGGCTCAGCACAGGCAGGAAGGACCCCGCAAGAGTCCAAGGCAGCAGCAGTTTCTTGACCGAGTACGGAGCCCCCTGAAGAATGACAAAGATGGCATGATGTATGGCCCACCGATGGGGACTTACCATGACCCCAGCGGTCAGGATGGTGGGCGCTGCCTCATGTCTAGTGATGGTCTTTCTAACAAAGGCATCGAATTGAAGCACGGCTCCCAGAAGTTACAACAAGAATCTTGTTGGGATCTTTCTCGGCAAACTTCTCCAGCCAAAAGCAGCGGTCCTCCAGGAATGTCCAGTCAGAAAAGGTATGGACCACCCCATGAGACCGACGGACATGGGCTAGCTGAGTCTACACAGTCATCCAAACCTAGTAATGTTATGCTAAGGCTTCCAGGCCAAGAGGATCATTCTTCTCAAAACCCCTTAATCATGAGGAGGCGTGTCCGTTCTTTTATCTCTCCCATTCCCAGTAAGAGACAGTCACAAGATGTGAAGAACAGTAACGCTGAAGATAAAGGGCGCCTCCTTCACCCATCAAAAGAAGGTGCTGATAAAGCCTTCAATTCCTATGCCCATCTTTCTCACAGCCAGGAGATCAAGTCCATCCCTAAGAGAGAATCCTCCAAGGACCTTCCAAGTCCAGATGGTAGAAACTGCCCTGCTGTTACCCTCACAAGTCCTGCTAAGACCAAAATACTGCCCCCACGGAAAGGACGGGGGTTGAAATTGGAAGCTATCGTTCAGAAGATCACATCCCCAAACATTAGGAGGAGTGCATCCTCGAACAGTGCGGAGGCTGGGGGAGACACGGTTACTCTGGATGACATCCTGTCTTTGAAGAGCGGCCCTCCCGAAGGCGGGAGTGGTGCTGTTCAGGATGCcgagatggagaagagaaaaggtgAGGTGGTGTCTGACCTAGTCTGTCCAACAAACCAGGAGTTGAGCGTAGAAAAGCCTCTTGCACGATCTTCGGAGGAGTGGCGTGGCAGTGGGGATGACAAAGTGAAGACCGAGACACACCCAGACACGGCCACTGCTGGAAAGGAGCCCCCTGGTGCCATGACATCCGCAACCTCACAGAAGCCTGGGAGTAACCAAGGGAGACCAGATGGTTCCCTGGGTGGGACAGCACCTTTAATCTTTCCTGACTCAAAGAATGTACCTCCAGCGGGCTCATTGGCTCCTGAGGCAAACCCCAAGGCTGAAGAGAAAGAGAACGATACAGTGACCATTTCCCCCAAACAGGAGGGTTTCCCCCCAAAGGGTTATTTCCcatcaggaaagaagaaggggAGACCCATTGGTAGTGTgaataagcaaaagaaacaacagcagccaccacctccaccccctcagCCCCCCCAGATACCAGAAGGTTCTGCAGATGGAGAGCCAAAGCCAAAAAAGCAGAggcaaaggagggagagaaggaagcctGGGGCGCAGCCAAGGAAGCGGAAAACCAAACAAGCAGTTCCCATCGTAGAGCCCCAAGAACCTGAGATCAAGCTGAAGTACGCCACTCAGCCACTGGATAAAACTGATGCCAAGAACAAGTCTTTTTTCCCTTATATCCATGTAGTAAATAAGTGTGAACTTGGAGCCATTTGTACAATCATCAatgctgaggaagaagaacagaccAAATTGGTGAGGGGTCGGAAGGGTCAGAGGTCCCTGACCCCTCCACCCAGCAGCACTGAAAGCAAGGTGCTCCCAGCTTCATCCTTTATGCTGCAGGGACCTGTCGTGACAGAGTCTTCTGTTATGGGGCACCTGGTGTGCTGTCTGTGTGGCAAGTGGGCCAGTTACCGCAACATGGGCGACCTCTTTGGACCCTTTTATCCCCAAGATTATGCAGCCACTCTCCCCAAGAATCCGCCTCCTAAGAGGGCCACGGAAATGCAGAGCAAAGTTAAGGTACGGCACAAAAGCGCTTCAAATGGCTCCAAGACGGAcactgaggaggaggaagagcagcagcagcagaaggagCAGAGGAGCCTGGCCGCCCACCCCAGGTTTAAGCGGCGACACCGCTCGGAAGACTGTGGCGGAGGCCCCCGGTCCCTGTCCAGGGGGCTCCCTTGTAAAAAAGCAACCACCGAGGGCAGCAGTGAAAAGACTGTTTTGGACTCAAAGCCCTCCGTGCCCACCACTTCAGAAGGTGGCCCCGAGTTGGAGTTACAAATCCCTGAACTACCTCTTGACAGCAATGAATTTTGGGTCCATGAGGGTTGTATTCTCTGGGCCAATGGAATCTACCTGGTCTGTGGCAGGCTCTATGGCCTGCAGGAAGCGCTGGAAATAGCCAGAGAGATG